One window of Dysidea avara chromosome 11, odDysAvar1.4, whole genome shotgun sequence genomic DNA carries:
- the LOC136238541 gene encoding uncharacterized protein, with protein sequence MSSLNSDINTATGIVKQVVEQVAKDREQLEEDRKKCEEDKQKWEEEKAKMKNTFIFYGQVIDLNVGGSRYSTSHSTLTKYPESMLGVMFSGRHDLEAMKCSDGSFFIDRDGTYFRHILNYLRDGEDAVDFFPVQFPGALRQLLHEAKYYQLECLATVLTPLVRECSVVSQNDISSKCIRSRSGTNYVDYGVGPSYVYSETYQSKEAISYKLKNMRGLSFSKIKFLYPVSFIDCDLSNASFDNCCFELDVIFKDCILDDTKFNWSYGLVTNSHNVSFTGSKTDMTNFDADLKIALQSAGKIN encoded by the coding sequence ATGTCATCACTGAACAGTGACATCAATACTGCAACTGGGATAGTCAAACAAGTAGTTGAACAGGTGGCAAAAGatagagagcaattagaagaagacAGAAAGAAATGTGAAGAAGATAAACAGAAATGGGAGGAAGAAAAGGCTAAGATGAAAAATACATTTATTTTCTATGGACAAGTAATAGATTTGAATGTTGGAGGCAGCCGTTACTCAACCTCACATTCCACACTGACCAAGTATCCTGAGTCAATGTTGGGGGTGATGTTTAGTGGTAGACATGATTTAGAAGCCATGAAGTGTAGTGATGGTAGTTTCTTCATTGATAGAGATGGGACATACTTTAGACACATACTCAACTACTTGCGGGATGGCGAAGATGCAGTTGACTTCTTTCCCGTGCAGTTTCCTGGTGCTTTAAGGCAGCTCCTTCATGAAGCAAAATATTATCAACTTGAATGTCTTGCCACAGTACTAACCCCTTTAGTACGAGAATGTAGTGTTGTATCTCAAAATGATATTTCATCCAAATGTATTCGCAGTCGTAGTGGTACCAATTATGTAGATTATGGTGTAGGACCCTCATATGTGTATAGTGAGACCTACCAATCAAAAGAAGCCATCTCATACAAGTTAAAGAACATGAGAGGACTGTCCTTCAGTAAAATTAAATTTCTTTATCCAGTGTCTTTCATTGATTGTGATTTGAGCAATGCTTCTTTTGATAATTGTTGTTTTGAATTAGATGTCATCTTTAAAGATTGTATTCTTGACGATACGAAATTCAACTGGTCTTATGGACTTGTGACTAACTCCCACAATGTCAGCTTTACTGGCTCTAAAACTGACATGACTAATTTTGATGCTGATTTAAAAATAGCACTTCAGTCTGCTGGGAAAATAAATTAG